The proteins below are encoded in one region of Clostridium estertheticum:
- a CDS encoding DUF3793 family protein, translating into MGLKELRGLLAIINDYDDLEYLFSVIIRNAAPTIKKHKTSSLINFSNSNRNLNNIWEKYKNEAKEKLDIDYFELKKDTTNTFVLFYNKEKMELSIKDNKNMLFLKRFGYTENMNIKQCLILLGKRFQEMCPHEIGIFLGYPLEDVVSFVDCPNEKCKMVGYWKVYHDIEKAEIIFNKYNEIKATIIKLMIKGMKPTELLKQAQ; encoded by the coding sequence ATGGGGTTAAAAGAGTTAAGAGGATTACTTGCTATTATAAATGATTATGATGATTTGGAGTATTTGTTTTCAGTAATAATACGAAATGCAGCACCAACTATAAAAAAGCATAAGACATCCTCTTTAATTAATTTTAGTAATAGTAATAGAAACTTAAACAACATATGGGAAAAATATAAAAATGAAGCGAAAGAAAAACTAGATATTGATTACTTTGAATTAAAAAAGGATACAACAAATACATTTGTATTATTTTATAATAAAGAAAAAATGGAGTTAAGTATAAAAGATAATAAAAACATGTTATTTCTAAAAAGGTTTGGATACACTGAAAATATGAATATAAAGCAGTGTTTAATATTGTTAGGGAAAAGATTCCAGGAAATGTGTCCTCATGAGATTGGAATATTTTTGGGATATCCGTTAGAGGATGTAGTATCTTTTGTTGACTGTCCAAATGAGAAGTGCAAGATGGTTGGTTATTGGAAGGTATATCATGATATTGAAAAAGCTGAAATTATCTTTAATAAATATAATGAGATAAAAGCTACTATTATAAAATTAATGATAAAAGGTATGAAACCAACTGAGTTACTAAAGCAAGCACAATAA
- a CDS encoding flavodoxin, which yields MKNVVVIYWSGTGNTEAMAEGIVDGAKKVEDVNVRLINVFDAKAEDVINADGVALGCPSMGSEQLEEGEMEPFIESIASIVASKNTILFGSYGWGSGEWMDSWQERMEGYGAKLIADGLIINNDADKEGIEKCREIGELLAKG from the coding sequence ATGAAAAATGTAGTAGTTATTTATTGGAGCGGAACAGGAAATACAGAGGCCATGGCTGAGGGTATTGTGGATGGTGCAAAAAAAGTTGAAGATGTTAATGTTAGATTAATTAATGTATTTGATGCAAAAGCGGAGGATGTAATAAATGCAGATGGTGTAGCTTTGGGATGCCCATCTATGGGGTCAGAGCAACTTGAGGAAGGAGAAATGGAACCATTCATTGAATCAATTGCTAGTATCGTAGCAAGTAAAAACACAATACTATTTGGTTCTTACGGATGGGGTAGTGGAGAATGGATGGATAGTTGGCAAGAAAGAATGGAAGGGTATGGTGCAAAGCTTATAGCAGATGGACTTATAATTAACAATGATGCTGATAAAGAAGGCATTGAAAAGTGCAGGGAAATCGGTGAACTTTTAGCAAAAGGTTAA